In the genome of Nitrospira sp. MA-1, one region contains:
- a CDS encoding pseudouridine synthase, which produces MKSKFQARTSSQLPHRHLMLHKPYGVLSKFTDSEGRPTLADYVNELRVYPAGRLDMDSEGLLLLTSDGDLAHRLTSPFQKVSKTYLVQVERIPDESALVELREGVMVKGKRTRPAKVQLLHGEPDVYPRPVPIRFRKSVPTVWLRMEIQEGMNRQIRHMTAQVGHPCLRIIRVAIGPIRLGSLAPGQWRELRTGELRGLS; this is translated from the coding sequence ATGAAATCAAAATTTCAAGCTAGGACATCCTCGCAATTACCTCATCGGCATTTGATGCTGCATAAGCCTTACGGGGTTCTGTCAAAATTTACCGATTCCGAAGGACGTCCGACGTTAGCCGACTATGTGAATGAGTTACGGGTGTATCCGGCCGGGCGATTGGATATGGATAGTGAAGGCCTGCTTCTGCTGACTTCCGATGGAGATCTGGCTCATCGTTTGACCTCGCCATTTCAGAAAGTTTCCAAAACCTATTTGGTGCAGGTGGAACGTATTCCAGATGAATCAGCCCTCGTGGAGCTTCGGGAAGGCGTCATGGTCAAAGGTAAGCGGACCCGGCCGGCTAAAGTTCAGCTTCTTCACGGTGAGCCGGACGTCTATCCTCGCCCCGTCCCCATTCGTTTTCGCAAATCCGTTCCCACGGTATGGTTGCGTATGGAAATTCAAGAAGGCATGAACAGGCAGATTCGGCATATGACTGCACAAGTCGGACACCCGTGTCTCAGAATCATTCGTGTCGCCATCGGGCCGATTCGGTTGGGCTCTCTTGCGCCTGGACAATGGAGGGAGCTGCGAACAGGAGAATTGCGCGGGTTGTCCTAG